The sequence CTGTTGCTGCTCAAAGAAAATGGGAATTATTTCAACTTGATGTCAAGTCTGCTTTTCTAAATGGAAAGCTAGAAGAAGAGATATATGCTGAGCAACCACCTGGGtttgaagaagaaggaaaaggCGACTATGTTCTTCGTCTACACAAAGCTCTTTATGGTTTAAAGCAGGCGCCTAGAACATGGTACAGCAGAATTGATGAGTTTTTCTTGCGAGAAAAGTTTAAGAGAAGCGACAATGATCATGCCTTATACACAAAAGAAGCTCATGGAAAGATTTTGGTGGTGTGCATCTATGTGGACGATCTTATTGTCACTGGAGACGATAAGAAAATGGTGGATGATTTCAAGATAGCAATGAAGAATGAATTTGAGATGTCTGATCTAGGACTGTTGAACTATTTCTTGGGAATGGAGATTGTGCAGAGTGAAGAAGGAATTTTTCTATCCCAAGAATGCTATGCAAAGAAGCTGCTGGAGAAGTTCAACATGAAAGAATGCAAGATCATGAGAACACCATTGGCACCTCAAGGCAAGAttcaagatgaagaagaagaacttgCTGATTCTAAAACTTATAGGAGCCTTGTGGGAGGTCTGCTGTATCTAACAGCTACTCGACCTGATCTGATGTTCTCTGCATCTTACTTGTCTAGGTATCTGAAAGAACCTAAAGCCAAGCATTTCAAGGAAGCAAAGAGAGTTCTCAGATACATCAAAGGGACAGCTAATATAGGATTGATGTTTTCTGCAGTCAAGGAGCCAAAGCTTGTTGGATATTCAGATAGTGATTGGGGAGGATGCAAAGAAGATCTAAAGTCAACAACTGGATATTGCTTTAGTATTGGGTCTGCAATATTCTCATGGAAAACCAGCAAGCAAGACACTATCGCTCAATCCACCGCTGAGGCAGAATACATGGCTTTGTGTGCAGCAACAAATCAAGCAATATGGCTAAGGCGTTTGCTTGAAGATTTGAAGTTCAACACTCAAAAGGGAGTTCCTATCTACTGTGACAGTCAATCAGCCATTGCAATCGGGAAAAATCCAGTCCAGCATAGAAGAACCAAGCACATTCAAATCAAGTATCACTTTGTTAGAGAATCTGTGAAAAATGGAGACATCAAGCTGGAATATTGCAAGAGTGAAGAGCAGCTGGCTGATACACTCACTAAGGCATTGGGAGGACAGCCTTTTGAAAGGTTTCGTGTTCAACTTGGTTTGAGGAACAAAAAGGCAAGAGGGAGTGTTGAATAATGCCTATTTGTTCTCAAACCACACAAATAAAATGTGGGAAAAGAgagtaataaattaataataagatAAATGGAGAAAGATCTAGAGAATTCTATTCTCTGTATAAATATGTAATGGTCCTGTTGTGTAATTCAAGcaactaagaaatcagttctCTACTTCATCTTTTTCTATCTACCTCTCACTCATACGTTCTACACACAAACAttcctctgttttcttttctttgaacaagaccaaaaacagaacaaGAGAAACATGAAGAAAACCTGTAATTTTCTGCAGTTTGCAACAAATTTATGCCTAGAAACTTTGGTTGGTTTGGTATTCTGATTagtttggtttttaattttgttaagaATATGAGTGGTTGATTTCGGTTAGTTCGATTTGAtatttggttagtttggtttaGATTTTTGGTTTGAGATGGTAACCTTTGCTTAtaactttttttgaaaaatagaaaaCTGAAATAACCGATTGtttaactaaaattatttttaacttaCCAAATCGAACCGAATTTATAACCAAAACTAAACCGGAATCCAAAaacttttggtttggttcagacAAAAATTCCGAGGCCTACATGAACCCATCAAAGCCAAGCCTAAAAAAGCTATCCAGAATAGTTCTCATAACATATACAGTTCCTAACTTCCTATCTCTTTGCAGTTGATGATGAATACATAATAATAGGATCAGCAAATATTAACCAAAGGTCTATGGATGGAGGTCGTGACTCAGAGATCGCAATGGGAGCATACCAACCTAACCATTTGCTATCTACCAATCAAATGAAGCCAACGGGTCAAGTTTTCAGCTTTAGGATATCACTGTGGCTTGAACATCTACGggttataaccaatccattCATGTTCCCCGAAAGCGAAGAGTGCATAAGAATGATCAATGCTAAGGCAGACGAGCTATGGGGACTATACTCAGCACAAGTGTACCCTCGAGATCATGATCTACCGGGGCACTTACTTAGTTATCCGATTAGCATTGGTACCAACGGGGAGGTAACAGATCTTGCTGGGGCTGAGTTGTTTCCTGATACAAACGCAAAGGTTTTAGGTGAAAAATCTAACTATCTCCCTCCCATCCTCACTACTTAAGTGATGTAAGACTTGCATCGCATACTATATGCAGAATGTGTAATTTCGGTTGTGTTAATTAagtctagtttaaataaatttgaGACGAAAAAAAGAGTTTAATGTGGAAAACAGTCTAGACCGTTCATAAACCCTTTTTAATCAAACTTATGGATAACAACAACAAACGAAAACTCTTCAAACATTTTTTCACATTATCAATAACTGAGATGGCGACATAATTCAACTTATCCATTGACACTGCCGACAAAAATACATCCATGTTCACTCattaatgctttttttttttgtacattcTCAAATTGTTTTGCTATTCACTAATCAATCAAAAAGGAACCAAACAACGTCCTCTCCTCAAGAGGATTATATACTTTAGCTTGGAAATTctctaatttataatataaaaatcatgacaataacaaaaggaaaaaaaaagtacgTTGACAGaacataaaaaatgttttttttttaaaaagaagaacATAAAAAGATATTCCTAATCAGTAATCACAATGGCTCTCACATGCACgaatctctttcttttctatacctattaaagcaaaatataaaaaaaagcaAAGCTTTTTGGGAATCAGTGCttttaaattacattttttaCAAGTAAATTTCCCTAGTAGATATACCACTatttgttgaccaaaaaaaagatataccactatttatttttctaatctaaaattataattttaataaattattaaatggaAATAGGGACATTGATGATTATTTATCTAAATGGtagatagatttttattttaaattattagatttttattttaaattatttacttatttattataaaattaacagTTAGTTAATAAGGAATAACTGattaattgtaaaaaaaaacggAATTTTTCTATTCCTTCTTTTTGGGGGAGTTGCAGAACCACCACACACGCATACACTACACACACACAAGTTGCAGGAGAAAAAGAAAAGTCGAATAAAGAAGAATAATAAGAAGAAGACGCTCTGTTCTTGAATTCTTGAATCAATCAATCAAGCTGCTAGGGAGGTGGCTGAACAAAACCCTAATCCCAATTTTCCCCGAATATGCCATTTCTGAGGTTATTTTttcgttatttattttttctgatTGAGTGATtgatttttggtaaaaaaaagtaaaaaaaaaaaattggatctTGAAAATTGCAGGATAGTGAGACTAGTCTTACCAGGGATCAGAGTGTTGATAAGAAGGTCGTTACTTTGGTTGCTGTAGATGCATATCCGTGATTATATTCCCTCTTGGATCTACTAGTTACTTGGTTGCATGGGGTGAGTCTGTATCCTTCTTCCCTTTCTCTTGTGTAAATCTTGTGAGAGTTGGAGTAAAGTTTTGAACTTTTAAGTATCTGAGTTTGACCCATCATCTTTTGAGATCTTGTGGCTATGTTGTTTCCTTGTTTTTGAAGGTTAGGGTAGCTACTGCTCTATCTCTCTGTATGGTAACTGTGCATATAGTATATGGTTGTTTATTGCATTTTTAAGCAAACAATATGGATTGAAATCATTTCTCAAGTCTTAGTTTTGTATCTCAATATGGTTAAGATCATTAGTGAAACTTCACTTCATAATCTCTAGATGGGGATATACATGTGACATGAATACTTATCTACTTTTATCCTTATGTTATTTTCTAACAAAGAGTCTTCCAAATTCAAATCCCTGATCTTTTTGCATTTTCTCTTGATTTCAAGAACAGGTCTCCACACGTTTTCTGCACTTCTCTTCTCACTGGCGTTTTTGTTTTATGGCAGTACAGAGGTTGTTTTGGATGCTGCAATAAACCACCGCTTATAGTTGCAGTGGATGAGCCGTCTAAAGGGTTAAGGATTCAAGGTCGTCTAGTGAAGAAGCCAAGCGTATCAGACGATTTCTGGAGCACAAGCACCTGCGAGATGGATAACAACAGCACAATGCAGTCACAGAGAAGCGTGTCTTCTATCAGCTTCACTAACAACACTGCTACTTCTGCAAGTAGTAGCAACCCCAATGAATTTGCTAACAATGGTGAGCTGTAATTTCAACTTCTCTTGTGTGTATTGGTCTATTTTGCCCTGAATCTTGACGTATTACTGCTTGGACTTTTTTGATTGCTTTTTGTTTTAGTACCTCATGGGTTCTCTGCCCTGTTTATTCTCATTCTTGTTCTTCAGTGGTGTCGTTTTACCTTACAGAAATGTTGTCTCTGATGTTTCCTCCTGGTTTAGGATTGAGCCTCTGGTTACAAACTAGACAACAGTGGCTTGCAAGTGGATCTTCTCAAACAAAGGCCAAAGTTCGAGAACCTACAATAAGGTTGGTGAAAGTAgctctctttttctcttatgTATCTGCATGTCCTTTATGAATGTAGTACACTGTAGATTGTCATTcttattttgaaaacatttgcTATTTACAGAAAAGTTCATGTCCcatttatattatatacatttatTGCTTATAAGAGTGTGTAAATAAGATTCCAGTTTTTTCCTGAATTCTGTTGTTAACCATACCGAACATTGTAGGATTCTGTTACAAGAATGGTGTCTTGTTATTGATTTTTTCCTCTTTAGTAGTCCTTAAGGCTCTTCTTAGGTTAATAGAAGATGAGGCTCTTACACTTTTGAAGTTGGAAAGTAGTGCAATCAGAATTATTGTCCATTTGAATAACTCTTCAACCCTCATGAGACAAGTATTTTTGATTCGTGCAGCTGGAATGCAACATATGAGAGCTTGTTGGGTATGAACAAGCGGTTCTCTCGTCCAATACCTCTCCCTGTAAGCATTCTTTCTGAAACTTTCcagacacttttttttttttttttgtaaaatctgattttgatatatatgatTAATGGTTGTGGGCAGGAAATGGTGGATTTTCTGGTGGATGTGTGGG comes from Brassica rapa cultivar Chiifu-401-42 chromosome A02, CAAS_Brap_v3.01, whole genome shotgun sequence and encodes:
- the LOC103854758 gene encoding uncharacterized protein LOC103854758 isoform X1 encodes the protein MGSPHVFCTSLLTGVFVLWQYRGCFGCCNKPPLIVAVDEPSKGLRIQGRLVKKPSVSDDFWSTSTCEMDNNSTMQSQRSVSSISFTNNTATSASSSNPNEFANNEMLSLMFPPGLGLSLWLQTRQQWLASGSSQTKAKVREPTISWNATYESLLGMNKRFSRPIPLPEMVDFLVDVWEQEGLYD
- the LOC103854758 gene encoding uncharacterized protein LOC103854758 isoform X4, with the translated sequence MGGCFGCCNKPPLIVAVDEPSKGLRIQGRLVKKPSVSDDFWSTSTCEMDNNSTMQSQRSVSSISFTNNTATSASSSNPNEFANNGLSLWLQTRQQWLASGSSQTKAKVREPTISWNATYESLLGMNKRFSRPIPLPEMVDFLVDVWEQEGLYD
- the LOC103854758 gene encoding uncharacterized protein LOC103854758 isoform X2 → MGSPHVFCTSLLTGVFVLWQYRGCFGCCNKPPLIVAVDEPSKGLRIQGRLVKKPSVSDDFWSTSTCEMDNNSTMQSQRSVSSISFTNNTATSASSSNPNEFANNGLSLWLQTRQQWLASGSSQTKAKVREPTISWNATYESLLGMNKRFSRPIPLPEMVDFLVDVWEQEGLYD
- the LOC103854758 gene encoding uncharacterized protein LOC103854758 isoform X3, whose translation is MGGCFGCCNKPPLIVAVDEPSKGLRIQGRLVKKPSVSDDFWSTSTCEMDNNSTMQSQRSVSSISFTNNTATSASSSNPNEFANNEMLSLMFPPGLGLSLWLQTRQQWLASGSSQTKAKVREPTISWNATYESLLGMNKRFSRPIPLPEMVDFLVDVWEQEGLYD